A window of Desulforamulus hydrothermalis Lam5 = DSM 18033 contains these coding sequences:
- a CDS encoding aminopeptidase, producing the protein MKKVEHLEYSRKNVWEQANHELVQQIMAFAEDYKTFISSAKTERACVRQIIRRAQAAGFQPVDRYERLQPGDRVYITAKEKIAVLAVIGRQDWQKGIRLIGSHTDVPRLDLKPHPLYQEAGLAFFKTHYYGGIKKYQWLTIPLALHGVVCLADGQRVEISIGDRPGDPVFTITDLLPHLAKDQMVKKMTEAVAGEQLNLLIGGQPRQDSDKENAVKMNILALLHEEYGITEEDFISAELEAVPAGAACDVGLDRSMVGAYGQDDRVCVYTSLQALLETKEPACTAVALFVDKEEIGSTGNTGMQGRFLTNALAEIGCRLAPQFNELSLYRMLAQSRALSADVTAALDPNFDGVLEKLNAARLGGGVVITKYTGARGKYHTNDANAEYVALLRNLLNRQQITWQTGELGKVDQGGGGTIAHMMAELGMEVIDCGVALLSMHAPLEIASKADIYECYRAYKAFFND; encoded by the coding sequence ATGAAAAAGGTTGAGCACCTGGAGTACAGCCGTAAAAATGTTTGGGAACAGGCAAACCATGAGCTGGTACAGCAAATCATGGCCTTTGCCGAGGATTATAAAACTTTTATCAGCAGTGCCAAAACAGAACGGGCATGTGTCCGGCAAATTATCCGGCGGGCTCAAGCAGCCGGTTTTCAGCCGGTTGACCGGTACGAACGCTTGCAACCCGGTGACAGGGTTTATATAACGGCCAAGGAAAAAATTGCAGTCCTGGCGGTTATCGGCCGGCAGGACTGGCAAAAAGGAATTCGCCTTATCGGTTCCCACACTGATGTGCCGCGCTTGGATCTAAAACCCCACCCGTTGTATCAGGAGGCAGGGCTGGCCTTTTTTAAAACACACTATTACGGCGGCATTAAAAAGTACCAGTGGTTAACCATCCCGCTGGCTTTGCATGGTGTGGTCTGCCTGGCAGACGGGCAAAGGGTGGAAATATCCATTGGCGACCGGCCCGGCGATCCTGTTTTTACCATTACCGATTTGCTGCCTCACTTGGCCAAAGACCAAATGGTAAAAAAGATGACCGAAGCTGTGGCAGGCGAACAACTGAATTTATTAATCGGCGGGCAACCCCGGCAGGACAGTGATAAAGAGAATGCCGTTAAAATGAATATTTTGGCCCTGCTGCACGAAGAATACGGCATTACTGAAGAAGACTTTATCAGCGCCGAGCTGGAAGCAGTGCCGGCAGGGGCAGCCTGTGATGTAGGATTGGACCGCAGTATGGTGGGGGCCTATGGCCAGGACGACCGGGTGTGTGTTTATACTTCGCTGCAGGCTTTGTTGGAAACGAAGGAACCGGCATGCACAGCGGTGGCGCTGTTTGTGGATAAAGAGGAAATAGGCAGCACAGGCAATACCGGCATGCAGGGGAGATTCCTCACCAATGCCCTGGCAGAAATCGGCTGCCGGCTTGCGCCGCAGTTTAATGAGTTGTCCCTCTACCGCATGCTGGCACAATCCCGGGCGCTTTCCGCTGATGTAACGGCTGCCCTGGATCCCAACTTTGACGGGGTGCTGGAAAAACTTAACGCTGCCCGCTTAGGAGGCGGGGTGGTGATAACAAAGTATACCGGTGCCCGGGGTAAATATCATACCAACGATGCCAACGCTGAATATGTAGCATTGTTAAGAAACCTGCTCAACCGGCAGCAAATTACCTGGCAGACCGGCGAATTGGGCAAAGTGGATCAAGGCGGCGGCGGCACCATCGCCCATATGATGGCAGAACTGGGCATGGAAGTAATTGACTGCGGGGTAGCGCTGCTTTCCATGCACGCCCCGCTGGAGATTGCCAGCAAGGCGGATATTTATGAATGTTACAGGGCATATAAAGCATTCTTTAATGATTAA
- the yyaC gene encoding spore protease YyaC, translating to MSVHLDTLHQQAVLAPKTRISVEDPFAVDSFALDLTGRLQACGIRSDDEVVIVCIGTDRSTGDCLGPLVGSKLAAAEGHRFRVYGTLDDPVHAGNMNEKLSEIITRHPAAPVIAVDACLGHLENVGCVNIGDGPLLPGAGVNKSLPAVGQFYITGVVNVGGFLEYLVLQNTRLNLVMRLANLIADGLLQTAQILQKKTRSN from the coding sequence ATGTCCGTTCATTTGGATACCTTACACCAGCAAGCAGTATTAGCCCCAAAAACCAGAATCAGTGTGGAAGATCCCTTTGCTGTGGACAGTTTTGCCCTGGATTTAACCGGCCGGTTGCAGGCCTGCGGCATCCGCAGTGATGATGAGGTGGTAATTGTTTGTATCGGCACCGACCGGTCTACCGGTGACTGCCTGGGTCCTTTGGTGGGAAGCAAGCTGGCTGCTGCCGAGGGGCATCGGTTTAGGGTTTACGGCACACTGGATGACCCTGTGCATGCCGGTAATATGAATGAAAAACTGTCTGAGATTATAACCAGGCACCCGGCTGCACCGGTAATTGCAGTTGATGCTTGTCTGGGCCACCTGGAAAATGTTGGCTGTGTGAACATTGGCGACGGTCCTCTGCTGCCCGGTGCCGGGGTAAATAAATCCCTGCCGGCCGTGGGTCAGTTTTATATTACCGGGGTGGTTAATGTGGGCGGCTTCCTGGAGTATCTGGTGCTGCAAAATACCCGGCTAAACCTGGTGATGCGGCTGGCCAACCTAATTGCCGACGGCCTGCTGCAAACCGCGCAAATATTGCAAAAGAAAACCCGCAGCAACTAA
- a CDS encoding DUF4446 family protein encodes MQPIWLLIEKNAPYIMLVLSLLALILGLSQVILFRRFREVSRRYRLLMRGPSGADLEEILQRYAVDVKNLEALGQEIKQQQGILQEKLAQCVHNPGLIRFNAFDNMGSDLSFSVALLDRRGDGVVLTGLYGRDETRIYAKPIRKGTSNYSLTEEEAQAVQKTLEKA; translated from the coding sequence GTGCAACCAATCTGGCTGTTAATAGAAAAAAATGCCCCTTATATTATGCTGGTTCTTAGCCTGCTTGCCTTAATACTTGGCCTCAGCCAAGTAATTTTGTTCCGCCGCTTTCGGGAAGTCAGCCGTCGTTATCGTTTATTAATGCGCGGTCCGTCGGGTGCCGATTTAGAAGAAATTTTACAGCGTTATGCCGTTGATGTAAAGAATTTAGAAGCCTTGGGGCAAGAAATCAAGCAGCAGCAGGGAATTTTACAAGAAAAATTGGCCCAGTGCGTTCACAACCCGGGTTTAATCCGCTTTAACGCCTTTGACAACATGGGCAGCGACCTCAGTTTTTCGGTAGCCTTATTAGACCGCCGGGGCGACGGTGTGGTGTTAACCGGCCTGTACGGCAGAGATGAAACACGCATTTATGCCAAACCTATCCGTAAAGGCACCTCTAATTACAGCTTAACGGAAGAAGAAGCCCAGGCGGTACAAAAAACCCTTGAGAAAGCGTGA
- a CDS encoding CvpA family protein, which produces MSGNSEHQTKHQALCKAEVEKINWLDNIFIFLLIITSWQGFFYGLLAGLLRLAGWLVAFYAAVRYHRPLAQWLADQWGWADYLARLLGSFIKLPAPFNSQEILSLPVGMLQKLSSQFVLPAPWPEIIDLLGRWGQHCTVGQAFNLLLAHALLNICSLVAVILAVRIIAGWLMSVVSFIVKFSPLGPVDKLAGLLLGFCTGIVIITLIISVLVPLQVPLALLGTQGLTAELARGISESLIIAKWQPLVQNLHILPSLGPRFDKSLFKYLPAGPGTQI; this is translated from the coding sequence TTGTCCGGCAACAGCGAACACCAAACTAAGCATCAGGCGTTGTGTAAAGCGGAGGTGGAAAAAATCAACTGGCTGGACAATATTTTTATTTTTTTACTGATCATAACAAGTTGGCAGGGCTTCTTTTACGGTTTACTGGCCGGCTTGCTGCGTCTGGCCGGCTGGCTGGTAGCATTTTATGCAGCTGTTCGTTATCACCGGCCGTTGGCCCAATGGCTGGCAGACCAATGGGGATGGGCAGATTACCTGGCCCGATTGCTCGGCTCTTTTATAAAATTACCGGCGCCTTTTAACAGCCAGGAAATACTAAGCCTGCCCGTTGGAATGCTGCAAAAACTCAGCTCTCAGTTTGTCTTGCCGGCCCCCTGGCCGGAAATAATTGACCTGCTGGGCAGGTGGGGTCAGCACTGCACGGTGGGTCAGGCATTTAATTTATTATTGGCGCACGCCTTGCTTAATATTTGCAGCCTGGTGGCCGTTATACTGGCGGTCAGGATCATAGCGGGATGGCTGATGTCTGTTGTCAGCTTTATTGTCAAATTCAGCCCGCTGGGGCCGGTGGACAAGTTAGCCGGTTTGCTGCTTGGTTTTTGCACCGGCATAGTGATTATTACGCTGATAATCAGCGTGCTGGTGCCCCTGCAGGTCCCCCTGGCTTTACTGGGCACACAGGGGTTAACGGCGGAGTTGGCCAGAGGTATCAGTGAATCCTTAATCATAGCCAAATGGCAGCCGCTGGTGCAAAATTTGCACATCCTGCCCTCCCTGGGACCCCGGTTTGACAAGTCTTTGTTTAAATACCTGCCGGCGGGGCCGGGTACGCAAATATAG
- a CDS encoding MarR family winged helix-turn-helix transcriptional regulator, which produces MESKLALSLYLAYKKLQIHFTNLAEQMGLDPAPLSALMKLWCQDGLTVTELGDKLSLKASTITSLIDRMERDGLVYRERNREDRRVVRIYLTEKAKQIKNNFPGFEEYIQEVIKGKFTPEEQETLIKLLRKLEATL; this is translated from the coding sequence ATGGAGAGTAAACTGGCCTTAAGCCTTTACCTGGCTTACAAGAAACTGCAAATTCACTTTACCAACCTGGCGGAGCAAATGGGTTTGGATCCCGCTCCCCTGTCGGCCCTGATGAAACTATGGTGCCAGGACGGCCTCACCGTTACAGAACTGGGAGACAAACTGTCTTTAAAGGCCAGCACCATTACTTCCCTGATTGACCGCATGGAAAGGGACGGCCTGGTATATCGGGAAAGAAATCGGGAAGACCGGCGGGTAGTCAGGATATATCTCACAGAAAAAGCGAAACAGATAAAAAATAATTTTCCCGGGTTTGAAGAATACATTCAGGAAGTTATTAAAGGCAAATTCACGCCGGAGGAACAAGAAACGTTAATTAAACTGCTGCGCAAACTGGAGGCAACCCTGTAA
- a CDS encoding phosphoribosyltransferase, translating into MFENRMAAGQKLAIALQETNRPADIVIAIPRGGVVVGHQVARALGIPLDIIIPKKVGAPQNPEVAVGAVTQDGTAIYHQELLSRLGLSEKQLQPAVQKIIDEINRRTAAYRNNRPGANLAGRHVIVVDDGIATGFTILAALQSIKNSGCQSVTLAVPVAPPETVQRLAKEVDHLVCLVSREPFYAVGQFYLDFSQVKDDEVIAVLQQYNCDNQKTRS; encoded by the coding sequence TTGTTTGAAAACCGTATGGCGGCCGGTCAGAAATTGGCAATTGCCTTGCAAGAAACAAACCGGCCCGCCGACATTGTTATAGCAATACCCCGCGGCGGAGTTGTAGTAGGCCATCAAGTGGCCCGGGCGCTGGGCATACCCTTGGATATTATCATTCCGAAAAAAGTTGGAGCGCCCCAAAATCCTGAGGTAGCGGTGGGTGCCGTTACCCAGGACGGAACAGCCATTTATCATCAAGAGTTGCTCAGCCGCCTGGGATTATCAGAAAAACAACTGCAGCCGGCCGTACAAAAAATTATTGATGAGATAAACAGGCGCACCGCGGCTTACCGTAACAACAGGCCGGGAGCTAACCTGGCAGGACGGCATGTTATTGTGGTGGACGACGGCATTGCCACCGGTTTTACCATTTTAGCGGCCCTGCAGTCAATTAAAAACAGCGGCTGCCAATCCGTCACCTTGGCGGTGCCGGTGGCGCCGCCGGAAACCGTGCAGCGGTTGGCGAAAGAAGTGGACCATTTGGTTTGTCTGGTATCCCGAGAGCCCTTTTACGCCGTAGGGCAATTTTACCTTGATTTCAGTCAGGTCAAAGATGATGAAGTAATAGCTGTTCTTCAACAATATAACTGTGACAACCAAAAAACCCGCAGCTAG
- a CDS encoding DegV family protein, whose amino-acid sequence MAEKVAIVTDSTCDLDQATVQEYDIKVLPLKVIYSNNEEYLDRIEISPDQIYQRMPAEIPTTSLPSPAQIMDLFKKLQAEGYTHIISIHISSGLSGTYNTVKTVAREFKNMIIEVIDSKALSMALGIPVLESAKTLRKTLSFQAAVDKAKDILNNMDVYFVVGTLEYLKKGGRIGYVAGTIGEIMQIKPIISINKEGKYYTYDKVRGRKKSIMRLFDIASQILKEKSGTLAVMHGAAPEESWELFNKIKSLPNVNNSYFGQVGPVIGVHAGPGLIGFCICKA is encoded by the coding sequence ATGGCAGAAAAAGTTGCTATAGTTACCGACAGCACCTGTGACCTGGACCAGGCAACGGTGCAAGAATATGATATTAAAGTGCTGCCCCTTAAGGTAATTTATTCCAATAACGAAGAATACTTGGACAGAATAGAAATCAGTCCGGATCAAATATATCAACGCATGCCGGCAGAAATTCCCACCACATCGCTGCCGTCACCGGCCCAGATTATGGATTTATTCAAAAAACTGCAAGCGGAAGGTTATACTCATATTATTTCCATCCATATTTCAAGCGGTCTCAGCGGCACTTACAACACTGTCAAAACCGTGGCCAGGGAATTTAAAAACATGATTATAGAAGTTATAGATTCCAAAGCCCTGTCAATGGCCCTCGGTATTCCGGTATTAGAATCCGCTAAAACATTACGAAAAACCTTAAGTTTTCAAGCTGCTGTAGATAAAGCAAAAGATATTTTAAATAACATGGATGTATATTTTGTGGTAGGCACCTTGGAATATTTAAAAAAAGGCGGGCGCATTGGTTATGTAGCCGGAACTATTGGTGAAATCATGCAAATTAAACCCATTATTTCAATAAATAAAGAAGGTAAATATTATACCTACGATAAAGTACGGGGCAGGAAAAAATCTATTATGCGTCTGTTTGATATTGCCAGCCAAATACTTAAAGAAAAAAGCGGTACCCTGGCTGTTATGCACGGCGCTGCCCCGGAAGAATCATGGGAACTGTTTAATAAAATAAAATCCCTGCCCAATGTTAACAATTCATATTTCGGGCAGGTTGGCCCGGTAATCGGGGTACACGCCGGACCGGGGCTCATTGGCTTTTGCATCTGCAAAGCATAA
- a CDS encoding mechanosensitive ion channel family protein: protein MDFVPVKEWFLGLFSTKDIQQALSITLRIIATLVLARLLIRFGSRLVEKIFNAKPGQILGDNRAQTLAGLLKSVLRYGVYFVTVISIVEIFIPNAARTVLAGAGILGLAVGFGAQNLVRDIITGFFILFEDQYAVGEYVTVAGVTGTVEEIGLRVTKIREFGGQLHIIPNGIITMVTNFNRGGMQALVEIGISYEENIDRAIEVLKQMSRQFAQTWAADLIEGPDVLGVVRFGESDVVIRITARTKPMRQWEIERQLRKAVKEALDREGIEIPYPRRVLISMGGT, encoded by the coding sequence ATGGATTTTGTACCTGTCAAAGAGTGGTTTTTGGGCCTGTTTTCCACCAAAGACATACAACAGGCCCTGAGTATTACCTTAAGAATTATTGCTACACTGGTTTTGGCCAGGCTGCTGATCCGTTTTGGCAGCCGCCTGGTGGAAAAAATTTTTAATGCCAAACCCGGTCAAATTTTGGGCGACAACCGGGCGCAAACCCTGGCCGGGTTGTTAAAAAGCGTGCTTCGCTACGGGGTATATTTTGTAACCGTTATTTCCATAGTGGAAATTTTTATTCCCAATGCAGCCAGGACGGTTTTGGCCGGTGCGGGCATTCTGGGCCTGGCGGTTGGTTTTGGTGCCCAGAACCTGGTGCGGGATATTATCACCGGCTTTTTTATCCTGTTTGAAGACCAGTATGCGGTGGGGGAATATGTGACAGTGGCCGGGGTTACCGGTACGGTGGAAGAAATCGGCCTGCGGGTGACCAAAATTCGTGAGTTTGGCGGCCAGTTGCACATTATCCCTAACGGCATCATTACCATGGTAACCAATTTCAACCGGGGCGGCATGCAGGCTTTAGTAGAAATAGGCATTTCCTATGAAGAAAATATTGACCGGGCTATTGAGGTGCTTAAGCAAATGAGCCGGCAGTTTGCCCAAACCTGGGCGGCAGATTTAATCGAAGGGCCGGATGTGCTGGGTGTGGTCAGGTTTGGCGAGTCAGATGTAGTCATCCGCATCACCGCCAGAACCAAACCCATGCGCCAGTGGGAGATAGAAAGGCAGCTGAGAAAAGCTGTAAAAGAAGCCCTTGACCGAGAAGGCATAGAAATACCCTACCCCCGCCGGGTGCTGATTTCCATGGGAGGTACGTAA
- a CDS encoding LarC family nickel insertion protein has product MHILYIDACCGLSLDRLLGALLQLNVKQDVWHRQLAGLNIKGYKLSISEINEYGITATCAAVSVEQKDAFYPVGEIMDLLENSSLSDRTKKLCAETVITLDQAHCRVTGQPWSAPARQDTLINLILLVGIALCLEQLAVNKVFLPSLTLGTGLLKAADVWQPLPDPVTAELIKGLPVQWSPAADHLVTPMAAALAKVLVDEFAAPPLMIPLAIGYGLDRRRRPLPGLLRVVLGQVIDHTGQLEKIATIETNIDDMNPEIYPYIMDILLKKGALDVFLTPLIMKKGRPGSKLTVLCRPGDIKMLADIVLRETSSLGLRISYQDRITAWREVTKVTTRYGAIGVKIARRQAGAPVLRVTPEYEDCQAAAAAYGVPISQVYQEAYREAEKLITKDYL; this is encoded by the coding sequence TTGCATATCCTGTATATTGATGCTTGCTGCGGCTTGTCACTGGACAGGCTGCTGGGGGCACTGCTGCAGCTGAATGTTAAACAAGATGTTTGGCACCGGCAGCTGGCCGGTTTAAATATAAAAGGTTATAAACTGTCAATCAGTGAAATAAATGAGTACGGAATCACAGCAACATGTGCTGCTGTCAGTGTTGAGCAAAAAGATGCCTTTTATCCTGTTGGGGAAATAATGGATTTGTTGGAGAATAGTTCCCTTAGTGACAGGACAAAAAAACTGTGTGCGGAAACTGTCATCACTCTTGATCAGGCTCACTGCCGGGTAACCGGGCAGCCGTGGTCTGCCCCGGCGCGGCAAGATACCTTAATTAACCTTATTTTACTGGTTGGCATCGCCCTTTGTTTAGAGCAATTAGCTGTCAATAAGGTATTCCTGCCGTCCCTTACCCTGGGTACGGGTTTGCTTAAGGCAGCTGACGTCTGGCAGCCGCTGCCTGATCCTGTTACGGCTGAGCTGATCAAAGGGTTGCCGGTGCAGTGGAGCCCGGCGGCGGACCATTTGGTTACCCCCATGGCCGCCGCACTGGCAAAAGTATTAGTGGATGAATTTGCAGCGCCGCCGCTAATGATCCCTCTGGCAATCGGTTACGGCCTGGATCGCCGCCGGCGGCCGTTACCCGGCCTGCTCAGGGTTGTGCTGGGTCAGGTTATTGACCATACCGGTCAATTGGAAAAAATTGCTACAATAGAAACTAATATTGACGATATGAACCCTGAAATATACCCCTATATTATGGACATATTGCTAAAAAAGGGGGCTTTGGATGTTTTTTTAACACCGTTGATTATGAAAAAAGGCAGGCCCGGCAGCAAACTGACAGTTCTTTGCCGACCGGGCGATATTAAAATGTTAGCCGATATTGTACTCCGGGAAACTTCCAGCCTGGGCCTCCGTATCAGTTATCAAGACCGCATTACAGCCTGGCGGGAGGTAACAAAAGTAACCACTCGGTATGGTGCCATAGGTGTAAAAATTGCCCGTCGGCAGGCCGGGGCGCCGGTTTTAAGGGTAACGCCGGAATACGAAGACTGTCAAGCCGCCGCCGCTGCCTACGGGGTACCCATCAGCCAGGTTTATCAGGAAGCATACAGAGAGGCAGAAAAATTAATAACAAAAGATTACTTATAG
- the rpsR gene encoding 30S ribosomal protein S18, with product MKRERGRRGKKRVCSFCVDKATTIDYKEVSKLKKYITERGKILPRRISGNCAHHQRMLTTAIKRARNIALLPFTAES from the coding sequence ATGAAACGTGAACGCGGACGCAGAGGCAAAAAGCGTGTTTGCAGCTTCTGTGTAGATAAAGCAACCACCATTGACTATAAAGAAGTATCTAAGCTAAAGAAATACATTACCGAGCGCGGCAAAATTTTACCCCGCCGCATTTCCGGCAACTGTGCGCATCACCAACGGATGCTGACCACTGCCATTAAGCGGGCTCGCAATATTGCTTTACTGCCCTTTACCGCAGAATCCTAA
- a CDS encoding IS200/IS605 family accessory protein TnpB-related protein: MCRGRVSREEWRQARQDRLYARGDETKGGNPNLKISWHNGEFTLSVTISHLSEQKGTDKKGRPIMTRAPRVTGKLWLPEKHRQKVLELLLSGVPYTVELIKGRDSRYRVHITFAVTAPVLVTNPNQGYLGVDTNPDGAALANVSYTGQPTPWPEGFTIPYPKALHKFAGEFQITMHPNGFLYIKVPELSYSRGFRRTYLIGVLAKVVVDTAKTLGKPIALESLDFGKDRFDTNRKFNRMAANFPFKKMVEAVTRKAFKEGVGVKQVWPAHTSTIGYYKYMERYGITIHHAAALVIARRAIGFRERITKELKQKVQAVKEKLSQKVNSLPGEGRGMTRKVKQLFKRLDGKISVHNGLTRYKQESFHSVWHDLKHLALSSR; encoded by the coding sequence GTGTGCAGAGGCAGGGTTTCGAGAGAAGAATGGCGGCAGGCCCGGCAGGACAGGCTATACGCCCGCGGCGACGAGACCAAAGGCGGCAACCCGAATCTCAAAATAAGCTGGCATAATGGAGAATTCACCCTGTCTGTGACCATCTCTCACCTGTCCGAACAGAAAGGGACAGACAAGAAGGGTAGACCCATAATGACCAGGGCCCCCCGGGTAACGGGCAAGCTCTGGCTGCCTGAGAAGCACCGGCAAAAAGTGCTGGAGCTGCTCTTATCAGGTGTGCCTTACACTGTGGAACTAATCAAAGGTAGGGACAGCCGGTATAGGGTGCACATCACCTTTGCCGTTACAGCCCCCGTTTTAGTGACCAACCCCAACCAGGGTTACCTGGGTGTAGACACCAACCCCGACGGAGCAGCGCTGGCCAACGTCAGTTACACCGGACAGCCCACGCCCTGGCCGGAAGGTTTCACCATACCCTATCCGAAAGCACTGCACAAATTCGCCGGGGAATTTCAGATAACCATGCACCCGAACGGTTTTCTTTACATCAAGGTACCAGAATTGTCCTACAGCCGGGGCTTCCGGCGCACGTACTTAATTGGCGTGCTTGCCAAAGTAGTGGTGGACACAGCTAAAACTTTAGGCAAACCCATCGCTTTAGAGAGCCTGGACTTCGGCAAAGACCGTTTTGACACCAACCGGAAATTCAACCGCATGGCGGCCAATTTTCCGTTCAAGAAGATGGTCGAGGCCGTCACCCGTAAAGCCTTCAAAGAAGGCGTCGGTGTAAAGCAAGTCTGGCCGGCGCACACGTCCACCATCGGCTATTACAAATACATGGAGCGTTACGGCATAACTATCCACCACGCCGCGGCATTAGTGATAGCCCGGCGGGCGATAGGTTTTAGAGAGCGCATTACCAAAGAGTTAAAGCAGAAAGTTCAGGCCGTCAAAGAGAAGCTGAGTCAAAAGGTAAATTCCTTGCCTGGGGAAGGAAGAGGGATGACCCGAAAGGTGAAGCAACTCTTCAAGCGGCTGGACGGAAAGATTTCTGTACACAACGGTTTGACCCGTTACAAACAGGAATCGTTTCACTCTGTCTGGCATGACTTGAAACACCTTGCTTTATCAAGTAGGTGA
- a CDS encoding MerR family DNA-binding transcriptional regulator, giving the protein MELLTISKAAKKLGVHPNSLRNWEKQGLIKPVRLPGGQRRYSMDELNRLLQSGQLDAGQEGVVLYARVSTKKQADAGNLNRQLERLRQYVIESH; this is encoded by the coding sequence ATGGAACTATTAACTATAAGCAAAGCGGCAAAGAAATTAGGTGTACATCCGAACAGCCTGCGCAACTGGGAGAAGCAAGGCTTGATTAAGCCTGTCCGTTTACCTGGCGGTCAGCGCCGGTATTCCATGGACGAACTCAACAGGCTTTTGCAGTCCGGCCAACTGGACGCCGGGCAGGAAGGCGTCGTCCTGTACGCCCGGGTGTCCACCAAAAAGCAGGCGGATGCCGGCAACTTAAACAGGCAACTGGAAAGGCTGAGGCAATATGTGATCGAGTCGCATTAG
- the rpsF gene encoding 30S ribosomal protein S6 → MRNYEVMYIIKPELEEENVTALIEKFKALVEEKGAEVTKVDKWGKRRLAYEINHLKEGIYVVMQFKAEAAAAAELDRVMKINDDIIRHMITREDE, encoded by the coding sequence GTGCGCAACTACGAAGTGATGTATATCATCAAACCCGAGTTGGAAGAAGAAAACGTAACTGCATTAATTGAAAAATTTAAAGCCCTGGTGGAAGAAAAAGGCGCCGAAGTTACCAAAGTAGACAAGTGGGGCAAGCGCCGTCTGGCTTACGAAATCAACCACCTCAAAGAGGGCATCTATGTTGTAATGCAGTTTAAAGCTGAAGCTGCTGCAGCCGCTGAATTAGACCGGGTTATGAAAATCAATGATGACATCATTCGCCACATGATCACACGCGAAGATGAGTAG
- a CDS encoding single-stranded DNA-binding protein, whose translation MLNKVILIGRLTRDPELRYTTNGIAVAKMTLAVDRPQFNKEKEKEADFIDIVVWQKQAETCANNLGKGRLIAVEGRLQIRSYDDSQGIRRKAAEVVADNIRFLDWPKDRENQGGSSFGGSGFGSEISFSGDDIPF comes from the coding sequence ATGCTCAATAAAGTTATTTTAATTGGGCGTCTAACCCGAGATCCGGAACTGCGTTATACCACCAACGGTATTGCTGTGGCTAAAATGACGCTGGCGGTGGATCGCCCTCAGTTTAATAAGGAAAAAGAAAAAGAAGCCGATTTTATCGATATTGTGGTGTGGCAGAAACAAGCTGAGACCTGTGCCAACAACCTGGGCAAGGGTCGTCTGATAGCTGTGGAGGGCCGCCTGCAAATTCGTTCCTATGATGACAGCCAGGGCATTCGCCGTAAAGCCGCCGAAGTGGTGGCAGACAACATCAGGTTCCTTGATTGGCCGAAAGACCGGGAAAATCAAGGCGGCAGCTCCTTTGGTGGCAGCGGTTTCGGCAGCGAAATCAGCTTCAGCGGTGATGACATACCGTTTTAG
- a CDS encoding DUF951 domain-containing protein: MSKFQVGDVVKTRKPHPCGNDTWEIMRTGVDFRIKCQKCGRVLLLPRPKFEKSVKAVLSSSGGSSTGEKGV; encoded by the coding sequence ATGAGTAAATTCCAGGTGGGTGATGTGGTAAAAACCCGTAAACCACACCCCTGCGGCAATGATACCTGGGAAATAATGCGCACGGGTGTGGATTTTCGCATTAAGTGCCAAAAATGCGGGCGGGTTCTTTTACTGCCACGTCCCAAATTTGAAAAAAGTGTAAAAGCTGTACTAAGCAGTTCGGGGGGCAGTTCAACCGGGGAAAAGGGCGTGTAA